A portion of the Pedobacter cryoconitis genome contains these proteins:
- a CDS encoding voltage-gated chloride channel family protein — protein sequence MKTFNHLIRWTLLILPIAITIGTVVAFFLWLLSAAIHLRFDHQWLLFLLPFAGVLIHLIYQSVGKSSEKGNNLIMDEIHQTGGGVPWRMAPVILTTTIITHLFGGSAGREGTAVQIGGSIAAVFGKWFKLNEQDTKMVLTAGIAAGFGAVFGTPVTGAIFALEVLTLGRIKYEALFPALVASVIADFTVAAWQIHHTAYHIAVLPQTPYFLSAYLPIDLFLLSKVIAASVVFGLASYLFSFAVHGVKQVFSRLFTISWLIPVAGGLIIIGLTYLIGKPDYLSLGVDAEYPGAITIPSAFIQGGTDTWSWLWKTVYTTLTLGTGFKGGEVTPLFYIGATLGNTLSGLLNAPVSLFAALGFIAVFAGATNTPLACTMMGVELFGSEYTLFFAVACFTAYFFSGHGGIYSAQRAAIPEIQDNLPADSAVNSLKNSYLAQKMSRYKIRLKQK from the coding sequence ATGAAAACTTTTAACCATCTGATCCGCTGGACACTTTTAATTCTTCCAATTGCCATTACTATTGGTACTGTCGTTGCCTTTTTTCTCTGGTTGCTCTCTGCCGCAATACATTTGCGCTTTGACCATCAATGGTTGCTTTTTTTATTGCCATTTGCCGGAGTACTGATTCATTTGATTTATCAGTCTGTTGGTAAATCTTCTGAAAAAGGGAATAACCTGATCATGGACGAAATTCATCAGACAGGTGGTGGTGTACCCTGGCGCATGGCCCCGGTCATTTTAACCACCACTATTATTACTCATCTTTTTGGAGGCTCGGCAGGCAGAGAAGGTACTGCTGTACAAATTGGAGGTAGTATTGCCGCGGTTTTTGGGAAATGGTTTAAACTGAATGAACAGGATACCAAAATGGTACTCACTGCTGGTATTGCTGCGGGATTTGGCGCTGTATTTGGAACTCCGGTTACTGGGGCAATTTTTGCTTTGGAAGTATTGACCCTCGGAAGGATTAAATACGAGGCATTATTCCCGGCTTTAGTTGCCAGCGTGATTGCTGATTTTACCGTTGCTGCCTGGCAAATTCACCACACTGCCTATCACATTGCCGTTTTGCCTCAAACCCCTTACTTTTTATCTGCTTATCTGCCCATTGATCTTTTCCTGTTGAGTAAGGTGATTGCGGCATCAGTTGTATTTGGGTTAGCCAGTTATTTATTCTCATTTGCTGTTCACGGAGTTAAGCAGGTTTTTTCCAGGCTTTTTACCATTAGCTGGCTCATTCCTGTGGCTGGAGGATTAATTATTATTGGTTTGACTTATCTGATTGGTAAACCTGATTATTTAAGTCTGGGTGTCGATGCTGAATATCCGGGGGCAATTACTATTCCTTCCGCATTTATTCAAGGTGGCACTGATACCTGGAGCTGGCTTTGGAAAACAGTTTATACCACTTTGACCTTGGGGACTGGATTTAAAGGAGGAGAGGTTACGCCTTTATTTTACATCGGTGCAACCTTGGGGAACACTTTGTCCGGATTGCTGAATGCTCCGGTAAGTTTATTTGCAGCTCTTGGTTTTATTGCTGTTTTTGCAGGTGCCACAAATACCCCTTTAGCCTGTACAATGATGGGGGTTGAATTATTTGGCAGCGAGTATACCTTGTTTTTTGCCGTGGCATGTTTTACTGCTTATTTCTTTAGTGGCCATGGGGGTATTTATAGCGCGCAAAGGGCTGCTATTCCTGAAATTCAGGATAATCTGCCGGCTGATAGTGCTGTAAATAGCTTGAAAAATAGTTATTTAGCGCAGAAAATGTCGAGGTATAAAATCCGCCTCAAACAAAAGTAA
- a CDS encoding RNA polymerase sigma factor encodes MYTERPYKNVLESDLMVQVAAGDQKAFAELFERYQTLVYDFSMRLTRSKIQAEEIVQNVFIRIWLKRTHLVNIENFGAYLNRATRNHSYTALKKIAAQSLREVELTAQVITGGTDAEHLLLYNDSAKILKAAVDALPPQRKLVYELCHEQGLKYEEAAAKLNISPGTVHSHMKLALSAIRAHFKYMDALLLVLMLMKK; translated from the coding sequence ATGTACACAGAAAGACCATACAAGAATGTATTGGAAAGTGACCTGATGGTTCAGGTTGCCGCCGGAGATCAAAAAGCTTTCGCAGAATTATTTGAACGTTACCAGACGTTGGTCTATGATTTTTCAATGAGGCTTACCCGCTCAAAGATACAAGCAGAAGAGATTGTCCAGAATGTATTTATCAGGATCTGGCTCAAAAGAACTCACCTGGTAAATATTGAAAATTTTGGTGCTTATCTAAACCGCGCAACGAGAAATCATAGTTATACCGCTTTAAAGAAAATTGCAGCACAGTCCCTGCGTGAAGTAGAACTTACAGCGCAGGTTATTACCGGTGGAACTGATGCTGAACACTTACTTTTATACAATGATTCTGCTAAAATATTAAAAGCAGCTGTTGATGCGCTCCCTCCGCAACGTAAATTAGTCTATGAATTATGCCACGAACAAGGGCTTAAATATGAGGAAGCAGCAGCGAAATTAAACATATCGCCCGGCACTGTTCATTCTCATATGAAATTAGCACTCAGTGCTATAAGGGCGCATTTTAAGTATATGGATGCCCTATTGCTCGTGCTGATGCTCATGAAGAAATAA
- a CDS encoding DsrE family protein — translation MNTKILICSLLLMVAVTTSFAQTKPQNFTGAKAALKNYKALYVLNSGDEKKIAGTLRNMKNALEDPRLKGKLKLELIAFGDGVAVYAQNGIFEKTLKELQARGVILAQCENTLRERHMEKSTLFNFISYVPSGNGEIIIRAYQGWAVVHP, via the coding sequence ATGAACACAAAGATTCTTATTTGCAGCCTGCTTTTAATGGTGGCTGTGACTACAAGTTTTGCACAGACAAAACCACAAAACTTTACCGGGGCGAAAGCAGCATTGAAAAATTATAAAGCGCTATACGTTTTGAATAGCGGGGACGAAAAGAAAATAGCTGGCACGCTTAGAAATATGAAAAATGCACTGGAAGACCCTCGTCTTAAAGGGAAATTAAAATTAGAACTGATTGCTTTTGGAGATGGAGTAGCCGTGTACGCTCAAAATGGAATATTTGAGAAAACATTAAAAGAACTGCAAGCCAGAGGTGTTATACTCGCTCAATGTGAAAATACGCTCAGAGAAAGACATATGGAGAAAAGTACGCTGTTTAATTTTATCAGTTATGTGCCCAGTGGTAATGGAGAAATCATTATCCGTGCCTACCAGGGCTGGGCAGTTGTACACCCATAA
- a CDS encoding sigma-70 family RNA polymerase sigma factor, with product MSIPDSEETLTTAPVILDPQHWVANHADYLFSYAITRINEEEQAQDLVQETFLAALQRIHKFEGRSSERTWLTAILKNKVIDVYRKKSSGLGKNITSLDTEQQDQDFFDPYDGHWKKSHCPEPFGIDTNDPLMNKELKSILQKCIQKLPALWLSVFTMKHMDEESTELICEELRVTPSNFWVIIHRAKLNLRACLQKNWI from the coding sequence ATGTCTATACCTGATAGCGAAGAAACACTAACCACAGCGCCTGTAATACTCGATCCTCAGCATTGGGTAGCCAATCATGCAGATTATTTGTTTAGTTATGCGATTACCCGGATTAATGAGGAAGAACAGGCGCAGGACCTCGTTCAGGAAACATTTTTGGCTGCGCTTCAACGTATACATAAGTTTGAAGGAAGAAGTTCTGAGCGCACATGGCTTACTGCAATATTAAAAAATAAAGTCATCGATGTTTACCGTAAAAAGTCATCTGGCCTGGGAAAAAACATAACCAGTTTAGATACGGAACAACAGGATCAGGATTTTTTTGATCCTTATGATGGGCATTGGAAAAAATCACACTGCCCCGAACCATTTGGTATAGACACAAACGATCCTTTAATGAATAAGGAACTGAAATCCATTTTGCAGAAGTGCATACAAAAACTTCCGGCATTATGGTTATCGGTATTCACAATGAAACATATGGATGAAGAGTCTACTGAGCTGATTTGTGAAGAACTGAGGGTTACGCCTTCAAATTTCTGGGTGATTATTCACCGTGCAAAACTTAACCTGAGAGCTTGTCTCCAAAAAAACTGGATTTAA